The genomic interval TAAGGATGAATATCCCGCTTAATGTTTTAATTTGTGTCGAGGCAAATCCTGCGATAATCATTGAAAATTCACCGCGCTGTGTGAAGGACAATCCCGCTCGTAATGCAGGGACGTTGTTGAGCCCAAATTGTTTGCCACCCACATAGCCGACAATGAGTTTTGATAAGACCGACCAGACGACAAGGACGATTAAAACGTTGACCATTGAAATACCCGCAGTGAGTTCAATCGACAACCCAAAGTTAATAAAGAAAATCGGCATTAAGAGGTCACGTAAGTTGCGCACAGTTTGTTGTAACATCGATGTTTTGCGTATTTCAGCTAACATCATTCCGGCCAAAAAGGCACCGAATACTTCTGATAGGCCGAGCTGAATCGCAATACCGGCATAAGTTAAGCTAATTCCGACCATAAATAAAATAAAGAAATCTTCGTTGACATATTTTTCGACAAAAGTCCCAAGCTTTCTGAAAATAAATTGTCCGATGAGAATCGCCCCAGCGAGCAATACGATAATTTTAACGAGTACGAGTGACAAACCGCTTGCTGTTAATGCTTGACTCATGAACAGACTAGCAATGATGGTCACGAGTAATGGAGAAACAATATCTTCAAAAACGAGTAAGCCTAAGATGAAGTTAGAATCTTTTGTTGTCATTCGATTGTTTTTCTCCAGGAGTTTAACGGTAATCGATGAACTTGTTGCATAAACGACGCCGCCTAATAATAAAGCAATCTCAATAGGTTGTTTCATGAAAAGGAGTAAAGCAACAGTCACGCCGAATGATAAGAAGAGGTCTAATAATCCAGCTTTGTAAATATTTAATGCGAGTTTTTTGAGTTGATTGACAGGGAATTCCATACCGAGCATGAAAAACATCAACACAATACCTACTTCTGCAGCAAACGCTAATATTTCAGAATGGCTCACAAAGAACGCGAGCCCGATACCGATAAGTAAAAAGATAATAATATCAGGTGCTTTAATTCGATTGGCAAGGTAAGCGCTAATAAAAAGCAGTGAAATTAAGAGCCCGCTCAGTAGTAGGACTTCAGACATGTTAGAAAAGTCCATAAGCGCTATCCTTGTGGTCGACAAGCGGCTTCGAATTCTGAAACTGCATCGTTATACCCAATGACGAGTAAGATATCCCCTTCATGTATCAGTTCGCTTGAATCAGGTTTTGGAATGATGTCTGAACCACGACTAATGCCGACGATGTTCACGCCATTTGGCACACGGTGTTCAGCTTGTTCAATATTAATGCCTTTTAATGGAGAAAGTTGGCCCACCTTAATCCAGTCCACGAGCATTTGTTTACGCAATAATGTAAAACGTTCGAAAGCTTGCTTTTCCATTGTGTCATGGTTAACGTCCATGAGCTTTAATGCAATTTCGCGTGCTTCACTTTCATTTAATCCAATATTTGCGATGACATCTTCATCATCGTCAGTAATGTAAATTTCTCGTTTACCATTATAATGTAAAATCACGTGCACAATTTCGTTGTTAGCGGTAGTGAGACTGTACTTTGTCCCTACGCCAGGAATGATTTGTCCTTCCATGTTAAAGCCTCCTTGTTGAAAAAGGTTGTTTACTTTACTCTTTCGGGTCATTAGTAGTATAATATTTATACTGATATCATTAGATTATAGACGTTAATGTATTAATAGTCAAACTCATCTATTACAGTATTGAGAATGGAGTGGGGAACATGGCAAAGCAGTATACGGGCGAAAAAATTAATGTTTATTTCGAGTCTAAACGCTGCGTGCATGCAACGGAATGTGTACGTGGTTTAGGTGAAGTGTTTGATGTGGAGAAAAGACCCTGGGTACAACCCGATAACGCATCAGTAGAGGACGTCATCAAGGTGGTTGAACGATGTCCGAGTGGTGCGTTAACATATGAACTCCCATCAAACGAACAAGAAACGCATGCTGAAACGAGAGTCGCGTATGGGGACGACGGTGAGATTTTTATTTATGGGGACTTTGACTTAGTACACAACGGTGAAGTGATGCATTTAAATCGCGCCATCTTAACGAGTGACGAATCGAATACGGACAATCCACCATTTTATAGTAAAAGTTTCAGCGAACAAGGTGACAAAGAGCAGTATTACAAACCAATTCAAGATGAACAATTCGAAAAATAGAAGGAGGCAGAGAGTATGGAACCAATTAAACATATCCATCATATCTCAGCAATTGTAGGACATCCTAAAGAAAACAAAGACTTTTATGAAAAAGTGCTTAACTTACGTTTAGTTAAAAAAACAGTGAACTTTGACGATCCAGGTACGTATCATTTATATTTCTCAAATGATAATGTAGATCCAGGTACAATTATGACTTTCTTCCCATGGGTGAACGCTTATGACGGTCGAGTTGGTAGTGGTCAAGTGGGCCGTATCGCATTCAGAATTCCTAAAAACTCTAAAGACTACTGGATTCAACGTTTAAACGATAACAATGTTGAAACGACAGAAACAGAACTTTTTCGTCGTCCAACAATCGAGTTTGAAGATATTCATGGTCTTGACCTCGCATTAGTTGAAAGTGACGAAGAAAGTGACACAAACAAAATTCTTGGTTTCCACGGTTCTGTATTATTATCATTACGTCCTGTAGAAACTTTAAAAGAACTTGTGGATGATTTAGGTTTAACAGAACTTGAACACGATCCAGACTACTTCCACTTTGAAACAGCGGGTGAGTTGAAACATCATATCATCATCCCTAAAACACCACTTCCAGAAGGTCGTTGGGGTGTCGGTACAGTACACCATATCGCATGGTCTGTAGATAATGATGAACAACATCTTGCATGGCAAAAATATTTAATGTCACAAGGTTATCACGTGACAGAAGTGAAAGATCGTAACTACTTCAAAGCGATTTACACTAAAGAACGTGGTCACATTATTTTTGAAATTGCGACAATTCCTCCAGGTTTTGATCGTGACGAACCAAAAGATCAATTAGGTCAAAAAATGATGTTACCACCTCAATATGAAAGTCAAAGAGAACAATTATTAGCGAACCTTCCTGAATTAGACTAGTTGAAGGCGAGCAGTATATTGAAATCAATATAAAAGCCAATGAAAATCAACGTACGTTATGATTTTTGTTGGCTTTTTACTATGCGCTCAAAGTCATTTACTTTCCAATCGTATAAAAATAGAATAATAAATTTTACTAAATCAAATTTTAATTTTTACACTTTTGACAAAATTCGAGGGCTGTGGGATAAATAGTATAAGGTTTTAGCGAGGAGAGAAACACCATGAGTATTAAAACAGCGAGCTTGCTCTTATTCAATAGCGTCTCATCTGTAGGTTCGCGCATATTTAGTTTCGCGTGCGCATTTTACATATTACAACATACGGACAGTACAGCGAGTTTTACCCTTTATTTAACAGCAATTGTCATTTCTACACTTGTGACGGCACCATTGCTAGGCCTCTTTGCTGGTCGCTATCATAATAAAATGATGGTCATAATTTTAAAATTGCTCAATGTGATTTTTCTATTTGTATTCACTATCGTATTTGACATGTTCTTTAACTACATCATCATTTTAGGCATTATGCTCAATATGACCGATGCGACTATCCGAATGTTCATCGATGCCAACGTCAATCATATTATCAAAATAGACGTTGAGCGTTATACATCATTAACGTTAACAATTAAAACGGCGATTCATTTTCTAGCACCGATGATGGGTGGTATCATGATTGCTTTCTTTAACATCGAAACTTTAGCACTGCTCAACCTTATCACAGAAGGCCTGGCGCTCCTCTTTGTCTTAAACTTGCCATTAGATAAAGAAGTGAAATTTGAAAATAAGCATATGAAGGAAAGTTTGCGAGAAGGTTATCGTTATTTAAAACAGCAGAAATCGTTGAAACATTTCTTCATCATCATGGTGGCCTTGTACTTTTTAGCCACTATCTTTTCAATTGGTATGCCGATCGCAGCAGTGCAATTCATGCAATTGTCAGCACTACAATATGGTGTAGTTGTTTCTGGCTTTACAGTCGGGATGTTAGCTGTTTCTGTATGGCTAACACTGAATCCTGAAAAGGACAATTTGAAGTCGACTTATCAACGTGCCATGTTATTACAATGCGTCACAGTGTTGATTTTAGGCATCATGGTGGCATTTCAAATGAATGCAGTGGTTGCAATGCTGTTTTTGTTCATATTGAATGGCTTGATGGGCTTATCTCAACCATTAGCAACGATACCGACATCAACATACTTGCAAGAGGCTATTGAAGATAAGTATCAAGGGCATGTCATGACATTCAAACAGATACTACTGGACATGTCATCCCCGGTGGCATTGTTGCTTTTCGGAGTCGCGTTGAATCATCATCAGGCTGTCGTTTATTTGATTGTTGCGGTATTGATAATGGCACTCTATATCTATTTTAGTTTCATTATGAAAAAAGGTTTTCGATTTGAATAGAAGCGGAACAAGTTGATACATTTACTATGTCTATATTTGGGATTGCTGAACCGTGCTGTGCTTCTCCTTACTTTTTTAATAATAATCTGTTAACTTAATGGCTAACAAAACAAAAATTGGTAGCTATATGTTAAGATACAATTAACAATTTGCTATCATTAATAAACGGTAGGTGTTCAATATTGAAAAAAAGCAAAAAAACGAAAAATTTTTTGACACAGAAAATAAATTTAACTTTTTTTGTCTATTCCTGATTTCTTTGTAACTATATTAAAAATTATAAAAAGCTTCTTTATATGAAAAATCAGATCTGAAGTTACAGATCTGATTTTTATAATAATTTATTTTCGGCGTGTACTTCCAGATAACGGAAGAACCCATCCAATTAAAAAGCGTAATAAAGGACCCATCCCATTCATTCCTTCCTCTTCTAATTATTATCTTCTCCAAGAACGAGTTACAAATTGAACACCAGCCCAAAGCCACTTTGCAAGACCAATCATACAAGTTTCCCCTCCTTACAATATTATAATTAACATGGTTTTCCAAAATATAAAACACTTTAA from Staphylococcus sp. MI 10-1553 carries:
- a CDS encoding (4Fe-4S)-binding protein codes for the protein MAKQYTGEKINVYFESKRCVHATECVRGLGEVFDVEKRPWVQPDNASVEDVIKVVERCPSGALTYELPSNEQETHAETRVAYGDDGEIFIYGDFDLVHNGEVMHLNRAILTSDESNTDNPPFYSKSFSEQGDKEQYYKPIQDEQFEK
- a CDS encoding cation:proton antiporter regulatory subunit, which encodes MEGQIIPGVGTKYSLTTANNEIVHVILHYNGKREIYITDDDEDVIANIGLNESEAREIALKLMDVNHDTMEKQAFERFTLLRKQMLVDWIKVGQLSPLKGINIEQAEHRVPNGVNIVGISRGSDIIPKPDSSELIHEGDILLVIGYNDAVSEFEAACRPQG
- a CDS encoding VOC family protein yields the protein MEPIKHIHHISAIVGHPKENKDFYEKVLNLRLVKKTVNFDDPGTYHLYFSNDNVDPGTIMTFFPWVNAYDGRVGSGQVGRIAFRIPKNSKDYWIQRLNDNNVETTETELFRRPTIEFEDIHGLDLALVESDEESDTNKILGFHGSVLLSLRPVETLKELVDDLGLTELEHDPDYFHFETAGELKHHIIIPKTPLPEGRWGVGTVHHIAWSVDNDEQHLAWQKYLMSQGYHVTEVKDRNYFKAIYTKERGHIIFEIATIPPGFDRDEPKDQLGQKMMLPPQYESQREQLLANLPELD
- a CDS encoding MFS transporter, with amino-acid sequence MSIKTASLLLFNSVSSVGSRIFSFACAFYILQHTDSTASFTLYLTAIVISTLVTAPLLGLFAGRYHNKMMVIILKLLNVIFLFVFTIVFDMFFNYIIILGIMLNMTDATIRMFIDANVNHIIKIDVERYTSLTLTIKTAIHFLAPMMGGIMIAFFNIETLALLNLITEGLALLFVLNLPLDKEVKFENKHMKESLREGYRYLKQQKSLKHFFIIMVALYFLATIFSIGMPIAAVQFMQLSALQYGVVVSGFTVGMLAVSVWLTLNPEKDNLKSTYQRAMLLQCVTVLILGIMVAFQMNAVVAMLFLFILNGLMGLSQPLATIPTSTYLQEAIEDKYQGHVMTFKQILLDMSSPVALLLFGVALNHHQAVVYLIVAVLIMALYIYFSFIMKKGFRFE
- a CDS encoding cation:proton antiporter; translated protein: MSEVLLLSGLLISLLFISAYLANRIKAPDIIIFLLIGIGLAFFVSHSEILAFAAEVGIVLMFFMLGMEFPVNQLKKLALNIYKAGLLDLFLSFGVTVALLLFMKQPIEIALLLGGVVYATSSSITVKLLEKNNRMTTKDSNFILGLLVFEDIVSPLLVTIIASLFMSQALTASGLSLVLVKIIVLLAGAILIGQFIFRKLGTFVEKYVNEDFFILFMVGISLTYAGIAIQLGLSEVFGAFLAGMMLAEIRKTSMLQQTVRNLRDLLMPIFFINFGLSIELTAGISMVNVLIVLVVWSVLSKLIVGYVGGKQFGLNNVPALRAGLSFTQRGEFSMIIAGFASTQIKTLSGIFILISAIIGVTLFQFAPKIAKRVFKKQKKASLPGSA